The window CGCCGGCAGCGACCGACGGTCGGTCAACTGGTCCGGGACGATCGCCGTCACCCCGCTGCGGATGCTGTCCCCCTCGACCAGCGTGGTGTGGCCCACCCGCACGCCGGGCACGTCGGTGACGGCGTTCAGCGGTCCCGTCGGCAGCGTCCCGACGACGATGCCGAGGTCCCGTCCACGGCGAGGTTCCTGCACGGCTTCCACTCCTTGACGCTCGACGATGCTCTGCCGGGTGCCGGGAGGCAGGCCCCGGGCGGTCAGCCCTCCACGGGTACGCGCAGCCGGCGGGTCGCCTCGGCGCGGTGGGCGTACTCGGCCGGATCCTCGGGGTAGCCGACGGCGACCAGGGTCAGCCCGTGCGCCGGCGCCACGGTCACCTCGCTGGAGCGTTCCCGGTGTACGAGCAGGCTGCCCGGCCACTCGACCGGCCGGCGCCCGTCGCCGGCGACCAGCATGGCGCCGACGAGGCTGCGCACCATCGCCTGGCAGAACGCGTCGGCCTGCACGGTGGCCACGAGGATCCCGTCCGGGTCCCGTCGCCAGTCCAGCCGGGTCACCTCGCGCAGCGTGGTGGCGTTCTCCTTGCGCCGGCAGTACGCGGCGAAGTCGTGCTCCCCCACCAGCCCGGCGGCGGCGGCGTTCAGCGCGGCCAGGTCGAGCGGCTTCGGCCAGGCCAGGATCTCGTGCCGGCGCAGCGGCTCGGCGCCCCACGGCGCGTCGGTCACGCGGT is drawn from Micromonospora sp. NBC_01740 and contains these coding sequences:
- the truA gene encoding tRNA pseudouridine(38-40) synthase TruA, which gives rise to MDERTRLRLDVAYDGSGFSGWAAQPTRRTVAGVLVETLDLVLGAGTATGLTVAGRTDAGVHATGQVCHLDLPAAVWREHDGRLLRRLARLLPTDVRVRAMAEVPADFDARFSATFRRYEYRVTDAPWGAEPLRRHEILAWPKPLDLAALNAAAAGLVGEHDFAAYCRRKENATTLREVTRLDWRRDPDGILVATVQADAFCQAMVRSLVGAMLVAGDGRRPVEWPGSLLVHRERSSEVTVAPAHGLTLVAVGYPEDPAEYAHRAEATRRLRVPVEG